A single bacterium DNA region contains:
- a CDS encoding ABC transporter substrate-binding protein — translation MLGKFLSGRYEILQEIGRGGMGVVYLAQDTVLQRKVAIKLISPGRINEEQVQRFQREARIIAGMDHPSVVGIHDIGEHEGMMYLIMPYVQGTNLRAYLSEGSLRIGEALEIGIQVAEALDYSHQIGVIHRDIKPENILLTKSEFGVIRARLTDFGLARVTTEDRLTLTGKLVGTVCYLSPEQIYQAEIDGRSDIYSLATVLYECISGEPPFTGDFHEVVYRIIHEVPLAPCQKGIQIDKELQNLILEALQKDPNKRPARAKTFAQSLETYKTKLQRAGKAETLLITPQGTEFQPPDRSKFVGREKEMAEIQHRLSTAISGECQFVVIGGEQGIGKSRLLEEFEMLARARKVQVLHGRFVGEEHGFRYQGFCEAIQEFFRYRAITSSSPLIDFSDLATDLRAFFPVLGEIGEIRGAVSADFPVSHSSSKDPTAVYDLLARAMIRAGSGKPLLLLFEELHSAGASADALQYIVRRMGPTPTMIIATYRTTEVEKRHPLMHMIGSFEGDRRFLPLHLQPFQLSEQRIFVQTVLGTDQLDDQLLRRINEITEGNPFFIQELLRSLLDTGGIIQEAGGKWIIATEIGGQFLPATIQQTVEKRLRELPAQLHELLAAAAILGKSFSSRDLQLLLPAAHNLEEVLEQLIHKGFLEEERFSRGDLLAFTSGVLREVLYSSLPRSKRKAYHRKYAEELEKRSSGKLTRVYPQLVHHFVQGDVPPKIIHYGLKLAQKSLDAFSVDEAIRAAKTVVDYLEEDSGLDTGLEAEAKLILAGAYRLKSNFDAALKEAREAIQILQKEGELQQLTKAILLAAETAWAARKVEETQAWVEAGLNHARKTQDMTSLARLLSLAATVCNLRGDYQKAQSCLEEMERIQNSNKVEDLRYQGGTLVIAIPYSIQPIHPVELKLDEEAEILANVFEQLMKMDPDGNVIPWLCEKWDNTGGTFTLSIRKNIRFHDGVPVTAEEVSDSLCRAISLAPYNIPAAFAAIRGVPEFLSGSATTVSGIRILSAEKLEIQLTEVLPVYPALLTELRTAIVREVTEAGVLKRFGTGPFQISTYEPQSLTLTKNEHYWKGIIPLLDSLKFCGSLSAARIGAGFRRGEFDLVRDLLPEELDEFLRQRPLRATLAEATKKNVYFILFNIFSACGGNLSMRRALTGIIRKQDLVRTTLGRFAQPAEGLFPPGILGHDPEARSYPMQPEEATRLLQSSGLVPLKLRAAVHPVLQDRYVSVTNTLFGAWREIGVEVSIETPTMESYLHALRNSERIDFMIGRWIAEYDDPDSFTYTLFHTKAGDRSSFIGSPPLDHWIEEARAESRVGVRERLYRNIEAHLLESAAFFPLFHEIDFRLANPRIKNLVLRSIAPYVNYAEVMMTETATTPAAASP, via the coding sequence ATGTTGGGGAAGTTCCTTTCCGGTCGCTACGAAATCCTGCAAGAAATCGGAAGAGGCGGGATGGGCGTTGTCTACCTGGCTCAGGATACAGTCCTGCAGCGGAAAGTCGCCATCAAGCTGATTTCCCCCGGTCGGATCAACGAAGAACAGGTGCAGCGTTTCCAGAGAGAAGCGCGCATTATCGCCGGCATGGATCATCCCTCGGTCGTGGGTATTCACGACATCGGAGAACACGAAGGCATGATGTACCTGATCATGCCGTATGTTCAGGGCACAAATCTCCGGGCTTATCTTTCCGAAGGATCGTTGCGGATCGGAGAGGCCCTGGAAATTGGCATTCAAGTAGCGGAAGCTCTGGACTACAGCCATCAGATCGGCGTCATTCACCGGGACATTAAACCGGAAAATATTCTGCTGACAAAAAGTGAATTCGGTGTGATTCGCGCGCGGCTCACAGATTTCGGTCTGGCAAGGGTGACAACCGAGGACCGGCTTACGCTGACAGGCAAGCTCGTGGGCACGGTCTGCTATTTGAGTCCCGAACAAATTTATCAGGCGGAGATCGATGGTCGCAGTGATATCTATTCGCTCGCAACAGTATTGTACGAATGCATTTCCGGTGAACCACCTTTTACGGGCGATTTTCATGAAGTTGTTTACCGTATCATTCACGAAGTACCGCTGGCTCCTTGTCAAAAAGGAATTCAGATCGACAAGGAGCTGCAGAATCTCATTTTGGAAGCGCTGCAAAAAGATCCGAACAAAAGGCCCGCAAGAGCAAAGACATTTGCGCAATCCTTAGAGACTTACAAAACCAAATTGCAGCGTGCTGGCAAAGCAGAAACGCTCCTGATCACTCCACAGGGAACAGAATTTCAGCCGCCGGACCGGTCGAAGTTTGTTGGAAGAGAAAAGGAGATGGCAGAAATTCAGCACCGTCTGAGCACAGCGATTTCTGGAGAATGTCAGTTTGTAGTGATCGGTGGTGAACAAGGAATCGGAAAAAGCCGGCTGCTGGAGGAATTCGAAATGCTCGCGCGGGCCCGCAAAGTTCAAGTTCTTCACGGAAGGTTCGTAGGAGAAGAACACGGATTTCGTTATCAAGGTTTTTGCGAAGCGATCCAGGAATTCTTCCGATATCGCGCCATCACAAGCTCTTCACCGTTGATCGATTTTTCTGATCTGGCCACGGATCTGAGAGCGTTTTTTCCTGTCCTGGGAGAAATTGGTGAGATTCGTGGCGCAGTCTCCGCGGATTTTCCCGTTTCACATTCCTCATCAAAAGATCCAACTGCTGTTTACGATCTTTTGGCGCGGGCGATGATTCGCGCCGGCTCGGGGAAGCCGCTTTTGCTGCTGTTTGAAGAACTGCACTCTGCCGGCGCATCGGCCGATGCCCTTCAGTACATCGTTCGCCGGATGGGACCTACGCCAACCATGATTATCGCCACTTACCGGACCACTGAAGTCGAAAAACGACATCCCTTGATGCACATGATTGGCAGCTTTGAAGGGGATCGCCGTTTTCTTCCACTTCATTTGCAACCGTTTCAGTTAAGCGAGCAACGTATTTTTGTCCAAACCGTTTTAGGAACCGATCAGCTGGACGACCAGCTGCTGAGAAGAATCAACGAAATCACGGAAGGAAATCCGTTTTTCATACAGGAACTGCTTCGTTCTTTGCTGGATACGGGAGGAATCATTCAGGAAGCTGGCGGAAAATGGATTATCGCAACCGAGATTGGCGGCCAATTCCTTCCGGCAACGATTCAGCAAACTGTCGAAAAACGACTTCGTGAGCTGCCCGCGCAACTGCATGAATTGCTGGCAGCCGCCGCCATTTTGGGAAAGAGTTTTTCTTCACGCGATCTGCAATTGCTGCTTCCTGCCGCGCACAATCTGGAAGAAGTGCTGGAGCAGCTCATCCATAAAGGCTTTTTGGAAGAAGAGCGTTTTTCGCGTGGCGATCTCCTGGCTTTCACCAGCGGAGTGCTGCGGGAAGTGCTGTATTCCAGTTTGCCGCGAAGCAAACGGAAAGCTTATCACCGTAAATATGCGGAAGAGTTGGAGAAAAGAAGTTCGGGAAAACTAACGCGCGTTTATCCCCAGCTGGTTCACCATTTTGTTCAGGGAGATGTGCCACCTAAGATCATTCACTACGGTTTGAAGCTTGCCCAGAAATCGCTTGATGCTTTCAGCGTGGATGAAGCGATTCGCGCGGCGAAGACGGTGGTCGACTACCTGGAGGAGGATTCCGGTTTAGACACGGGACTGGAAGCAGAAGCAAAGCTGATCCTGGCCGGTGCTTACAGGTTGAAAAGCAATTTCGATGCAGCTTTAAAGGAAGCGAGAGAAGCGATTCAGATCCTGCAAAAAGAAGGTGAGTTGCAGCAGTTAACAAAAGCGATTCTTCTGGCAGCGGAAACAGCCTGGGCCGCAAGGAAAGTAGAAGAAACACAAGCGTGGGTCGAAGCCGGTTTGAATCATGCCAGAAAGACTCAAGATATGACGTCCCTTGCCAGGTTGCTTTCACTTGCGGCAACCGTTTGCAATCTGCGCGGCGACTACCAGAAGGCCCAGAGTTGCCTGGAAGAGATGGAGCGCATCCAGAATTCTAATAAGGTAGAAGATCTGCGGTATCAAGGCGGCACTCTGGTGATAGCGATTCCTTATTCCATCCAACCGATCCATCCGGTTGAGCTGAAGCTGGATGAAGAAGCGGAGATTCTTGCGAACGTATTCGAACAGCTCATGAAAATGGATCCGGATGGAAATGTCATTCCATGGTTGTGCGAAAAATGGGATAACACCGGTGGAACTTTTACGCTTTCGATCCGCAAGAACATACGTTTCCACGATGGCGTCCCGGTTACAGCAGAGGAAGTGAGCGATTCATTGTGCCGCGCCATTTCGCTGGCTCCGTATAACATCCCCGCGGCGTTTGCGGCAATTCGTGGAGTCCCCGAGTTTCTATCCGGTTCTGCCACAACTGTTTCGGGAATTCGTATTCTCTCTGCGGAAAAACTGGAGATCCAACTAACGGAGGTTCTTCCGGTCTATCCCGCTTTGCTGACGGAATTGAGAACGGCAATCGTTCGAGAGGTAACAGAGGCTGGTGTACTCAAGCGCTTCGGAACAGGTCCTTTTCAAATCTCTACGTACGAACCACAGAGTTTGACTCTCACGAAGAATGAACATTACTGGAAAGGCATCATTCCCTTGCTGGATTCCCTGAAGTTCTGCGGCAGCTTGAGTGCTGCAAGAATTGGAGCGGGCTTCCGAAGGGGCGAGTTTGACCTGGTTCGAGACCTGTTACCGGAAGAGCTTGATGAATTCTTGCGCCAGAGACCGCTCAGAGCCACGCTTGCCGAGGCCACAAAAAAGAATGTCTATTTCATCCTGTTCAACATTTTCAGCGCGTGTGGTGGCAATCTTTCAATGCGTCGCGCCCTTACAGGTATCATTCGCAAGCAGGACCTGGTCAGAACAACGCTGGGACGTTTTGCGCAACCTGCTGAAGGGTTATTCCCACCAGGTATTCTGGGACATGACCCGGAAGCGAGGAGTTATCCGATGCAACCTGAAGAAGCCACAAGGCTTCTTCAATCTTCCGGTCTCGTTCCCTTGAAGCTGAGGGCCGCCGTTCATCCGGTTCTTCAGGATCGCTATGTTTCCGTAACCAACACGTTGTTCGGAGCCTGGCGTGAAATCGGCGTGGAGGTTTCCATTGAAACTCCCACCATGGAATCCTATCTCCACGCATTGCGCAACAGCGAAAGGATTGATTTCATGATCGGCAGATGGATTGCTGAATATGATGATCCCGACAGTTTCACTTACACACTCTTTCATACGAAGGCGGGGGATCGAAGCAGCTTCATCGGTTCGCCGCCGCTCGACCACTGGATTGAAGAAGCTCGCGCGGAGAGCCGCGTGGGTGTGCGGGAACGACTGTACCGCAACATTGAAGCACATCTTCTGGAATCAGCGGCTTTCTTCCCGTTGTTTCACGAAATCGATTTTCGTCTGGCGAACCCCCGTATCAAGAATCTGGTCCTGAGAAGCATAGCCCCTTACGTCAATTATGCAGAAGTGATGATGACGGAAACAGCCACAACACCCGCCGCGGCAAGCCCTT
- a CDS encoding acyl-CoA desaturase — translation MSDFIQRIAFHGIIVFFLLWQILRHYRPTFDKMLPRMSENSATTRENHYVELKRMIEVHGLLVMQPFYYFRQISLNLLMFAAGVLLLFWTDNLWFRLLDAVFLGFVATQSGFIAHDAGHGQIFKSPWKNHLIGLLNNVLLGASYFWWVDTHNKHHSKPNQVSNDPAIDYSVIAFSNEAALSKKGILRIFVKYQAFLFLPMMFLYPVAMRIDSVRFLLRSKSKYRLVDAVLIALHFVLYFWLIFGVLDLWMALLFIVVHQSLFGLYLAFVFAPNHMGMVILEKDTNLDFLTRQVITARNVKGGRLTDFFFGGLNLQIEHHLFPRMARNKLRVAKKIVEDFCRKKSIRYYETGVVQSYAEIFKDLHRVSRALRRSSRAPVDLNLSETA, via the coding sequence ATGAGTGACTTCATTCAGCGAATCGCATTTCATGGTATTATTGTTTTTTTCCTATTGTGGCAAATTCTCCGCCACTATCGCCCAACTTTTGATAAAATGCTTCCTCGGATGTCAGAAAACTCAGCCACCACACGTGAGAATCACTATGTTGAACTCAAAAGGATGATAGAGGTCCACGGGTTGCTGGTGATGCAGCCCTTCTATTACTTCCGGCAGATTTCTCTGAATCTTTTGATGTTTGCGGCGGGAGTCCTCTTACTATTCTGGACTGATAATTTATGGTTCCGGTTACTCGATGCTGTGTTCCTGGGATTCGTGGCGACTCAATCCGGATTCATCGCGCATGATGCGGGGCATGGGCAGATTTTCAAATCCCCCTGGAAAAACCATCTCATCGGTTTGCTCAACAACGTACTGTTGGGCGCAAGTTATTTCTGGTGGGTTGATACGCACAACAAACACCATAGCAAACCGAATCAGGTCTCCAATGACCCGGCCATCGACTACTCGGTAATTGCATTTTCAAATGAAGCTGCGCTCAGTAAAAAAGGAATTCTTCGAATCTTTGTGAAATATCAGGCATTTTTGTTTCTCCCAATGATGTTTTTGTATCCGGTGGCCATGAGAATCGATAGCGTCCGCTTTTTGCTCCGGAGTAAATCAAAGTATCGTCTGGTGGACGCTGTTCTGATCGCTTTGCATTTTGTTCTCTATTTCTGGCTGATATTCGGAGTGCTGGATCTGTGGATGGCTCTGCTCTTCATTGTGGTCCATCAATCCTTATTTGGACTTTACCTCGCATTCGTTTTTGCGCCGAACCATATGGGCATGGTCATTCTGGAAAAGGACACAAATCTGGATTTCTTGACACGTCAGGTGATCACGGCGCGGAACGTGAAAGGTGGTCGACTCACGGATTTCTTTTTCGGCGGACTGAACCTGCAGATTGAACACCATTTGTTTCCCAGAATGGCAAGAAATAAGCTTCGTGTTGCAAAGAAAATCGTAGAGGACTTTTGCCGGAAAAAATCGATTCGCTATTACGAAACGGGAGTCGTGCAAAGCTACGCCGAAATTTTTAAAGATCTCCACCGTGTAAGCCGCGCGCTTCGACGCAGCTCTCGCGCCCCTGTAGATCTGAATTTGTCTGAAACGGCTTAG
- a CDS encoding alkaline phosphatase family protein has product MAEPRLVIVGQATQNSARLLAVFDPPLPSGSVVHLFSSAPGYSNHSSALAVPAPPYSIALLELTEAPASFDGTLVQYSVESEGNAPSARKRVLKLLPAGKRPLRIGLLSCNGIFRVTDLNRRYLLWRELKEQVLSRKVDLLIHAGDQIYADSIYMRQVGSVAASSGEKLESLTSEYRQIYFDTWCAPDIQGVLESCPSFMMWDDHDIYDGYGSHSDDASPLAQTIFAAAKKAFWEFQAQKNPDRISEHSFAFSTTIGDVSLLMLDGRTNRMWKQGTVVGNGQLADIENCLDSLAKQRPTFLVVITAVPFLHVPVMSYLKLLERVEWKVALREDLRDSWTASNNQTEGLKLLSAIFRFISESPGTRVLFLCGDVHVATVGELESTLPEFRFPDGTPMKINQVVSSGIGSPAPFGIVRLALEWAAKEKVSLLNGAFLGQLRRLSSPDKRFLLSRRNFAILEFGEEIQIEFFADYKGSVARFKEAVK; this is encoded by the coding sequence ATGGCTGAACCGCGCCTGGTGATTGTCGGGCAAGCTACCCAAAACAGCGCAAGACTTCTGGCGGTTTTTGATCCGCCACTTCCCTCCGGAAGTGTTGTCCACCTCTTTTCCAGTGCTCCCGGTTACTCAAATCATTCCAGTGCTTTGGCGGTTCCGGCACCACCGTACTCTATTGCTCTTCTTGAGTTAACAGAAGCGCCTGCCAGTTTTGACGGAACGCTTGTTCAGTACTCGGTGGAATCTGAAGGAAATGCTCCCTCGGCGCGGAAACGGGTCTTGAAATTATTGCCTGCAGGAAAGCGTCCTTTGCGCATCGGGTTGCTGAGCTGCAATGGAATATTCCGCGTGACGGATCTAAATCGCCGTTACCTCCTCTGGCGGGAGCTCAAGGAACAGGTCCTTTCGCGCAAGGTCGATTTGTTGATTCACGCGGGCGATCAGATCTACGCAGATTCAATTTACATGCGGCAGGTTGGAAGTGTCGCGGCATCTTCCGGGGAAAAACTCGAGTCTTTAACCTCTGAGTATAGACAAATTTATTTTGATACATGGTGCGCACCTGACATCCAGGGCGTTTTAGAATCCTGTCCATCGTTCATGATGTGGGACGATCATGATATTTACGATGGCTATGGGTCCCACAGCGATGACGCCTCTCCACTTGCTCAGACAATTTTTGCGGCGGCAAAAAAGGCGTTCTGGGAATTTCAGGCGCAGAAAAACCCGGACAGGATCAGTGAACATTCGTTTGCCTTCTCAACCACGATCGGTGATGTGTCTTTGCTGATGCTGGATGGAAGAACCAACCGGATGTGGAAACAAGGAACCGTTGTGGGAAACGGGCAGCTGGCCGATATTGAAAACTGTCTTGACTCACTTGCCAAGCAAAGACCGACGTTTCTTGTAGTCATCACGGCTGTTCCTTTCTTGCATGTGCCTGTTATGTCCTACCTAAAATTACTGGAACGGGTCGAATGGAAAGTCGCCCTGCGAGAAGATTTGCGCGATTCCTGGACGGCCAGCAACAATCAGACTGAAGGACTCAAACTCCTCTCTGCAATTTTCAGATTTATTTCAGAATCGCCGGGCACCAGGGTCCTCTTTTTGTGCGGTGATGTGCATGTCGCCACCGTTGGGGAACTGGAATCGACTCTCCCGGAATTCCGTTTTCCCGATGGTACTCCGATGAAAATCAACCAGGTCGTTTCTTCAGGAATCGGATCTCCTGCGCCCTTTGGAATCGTGCGGCTCGCGCTGGAGTGGGCCGCAAAGGAAAAAGTTTCATTATTGAATGGCGCCTTTCTTGGCCAACTACGGAGATTGTCCAGTCCGGACAAGCGTTTTCTATTGAGCCGGCGCAACTTCGCGATCCTGGAATTTGGTGAAGAAATTCAAATCGAATTCTTTGCCGACTACAAAGGCTCTGTTGCGCGTTTCAAGGAAGCCGTGAAATGA
- a CDS encoding PAS domain S-box protein produces the protein MHLLSGDQYRSLIEQLPAITYIAEIGIAGKWLYVSPQIAQILGFSVDEWLQRSDSWINQVHPDDRQEVRAKEKICQERHEPFRAEYRMLTRSGQTIWVRDEANFVYDASGTPVLYQGVILNVTDQKTAEESLRHSELHRLKSEENFKHLFANNPLPMWVYDLENLAFLEVNEAAIMQYGYERNEFLQMKILDIRPESDQMRVIEEIAKGRPDYKKSGGWRHRRKSGEIIDVEITSHTLTFERRKAVLVVAQDVTEKRRMEEEKSKLETQLRQVQKMEALGHLAGGVAHDFNNLLMAITGYCEIAKLQLSEETPVRATVQEIYDAAALGASLTKQLLSFSRKQAIEPKIINLNNIVKSIEPILRRLIRQDVELRLHLDKDLGSIKADSSQIEQVILNLAVNARDAMPQGGTLSIETTNAELDAGYVSTYPDILPGEYVMLSIADNGIGMDKETQLHIFEPFFTTKESGRGTGLGLATVFGNVKQSAGHITVYSEMEKGTTFRIYLPREFHGSALEVDGTRSPLPLVAGNTTVLLVDDNDVVRRALAGLLELHNFKVLEAGDGQKALKLLEEEKELINILITDMMMPKMSGTDLAARARSFHPELSVLYMSGYSEHMVSFQADARTSFLTKPAPIQKILQKISELVKAATV, from the coding sequence GTGCATCTGCTTTCCGGGGATCAGTACCGCAGTCTCATCGAACAGCTTCCAGCCATAACTTACATTGCCGAAATAGGAATTGCGGGTAAATGGCTTTACGTAAGTCCTCAGATCGCACAGATTCTTGGCTTTTCCGTTGACGAATGGCTGCAGAGATCGGACAGCTGGATCAATCAGGTTCATCCAGACGACCGTCAGGAGGTTCGGGCAAAAGAAAAAATTTGCCAGGAACGGCATGAACCATTCCGCGCGGAATATCGGATGCTGACTCGGTCCGGACAAACAATTTGGGTGCGAGATGAAGCGAATTTTGTATACGATGCGTCGGGAACTCCTGTTCTTTACCAGGGCGTCATTCTCAACGTAACAGATCAGAAAACAGCAGAGGAATCTCTACGGCACTCCGAGCTTCATCGCCTGAAAAGCGAAGAAAACTTTAAACATCTTTTCGCCAATAATCCCCTTCCCATGTGGGTCTATGATCTGGAAAATCTGGCCTTTCTTGAAGTAAACGAGGCTGCAATAATGCAATACGGATATGAAAGAAACGAATTCCTTCAAATGAAGATTTTGGATATCAGACCGGAATCCGATCAAATGCGGGTCATTGAAGAGATTGCAAAAGGACGGCCGGATTATAAGAAATCCGGAGGGTGGCGTCATCGCAGGAAATCAGGAGAAATCATTGATGTTGAAATTACATCTCATACTTTAACTTTCGAAAGACGGAAAGCGGTACTGGTTGTTGCCCAGGACGTCACTGAAAAAAGAAGAATGGAAGAAGAGAAGAGCAAGCTGGAAACGCAGCTGCGGCAAGTTCAGAAAATGGAAGCACTCGGCCATTTGGCGGGTGGTGTCGCTCACGATTTTAATAATCTCCTGATGGCAATCACAGGCTACTGTGAAATAGCAAAGCTTCAGCTTTCGGAAGAAACCCCCGTGCGTGCCACGGTTCAAGAGATCTATGATGCAGCCGCTTTGGGCGCTTCTTTAACAAAGCAATTGCTTTCATTCAGCCGGAAACAGGCGATCGAACCCAAGATAATAAACTTAAACAACATCGTTAAGAGTATTGAGCCAATTCTCAGACGCTTGATTCGTCAGGATGTCGAGCTGCGGTTGCATCTTGATAAAGACCTTGGTTCCATCAAAGCCGACAGCAGTCAGATAGAGCAGGTCATTCTAAATCTGGCTGTTAACGCGCGAGATGCAATGCCCCAAGGCGGAACGCTCTCGATAGAAACAACGAATGCCGAGCTTGATGCAGGTTATGTCAGCACTTATCCGGATATTCTTCCGGGTGAGTACGTAATGCTATCGATTGCAGACAATGGTATCGGCATGGATAAAGAGACGCAGTTACACATTTTTGAACCGTTCTTTACCACAAAAGAATCCGGACGCGGTACCGGCCTTGGATTGGCCACTGTTTTTGGAAACGTCAAGCAAAGCGCGGGACATATCACTGTTTATAGTGAGATGGAAAAGGGAACAACGTTTCGTATTTACCTGCCGCGAGAATTTCATGGGTCTGCGTTGGAAGTTGATGGCACTCGCTCCCCTCTTCCGCTGGTTGCCGGGAACACTACGGTTCTCCTTGTGGACGATAACGATGTCGTGAGACGCGCTTTGGCAGGTCTACTCGAGTTGCATAACTTCAAAGTGCTTGAGGCGGGAGACGGGCAGAAGGCGTTGAAGCTATTAGAAGAAGAAAAAGAGCTGATTAACATTCTCATAACTGACATGATGATGCCCAAAATGAGTGGAACAGATCTAGCCGCAAGGGCGCGTTCTTTTCATCCGGAACTTTCGGTACTCTATATGTCGGGTTATTCAGAACATATGGTGAGCTTCCAGGCAGACGCCAGGACTTCATTTCTGACGAAGCCTGCGCCAATCCAAAAGATTCTTCAAAAGATTAGTGAGCTGGTCAAAGCTGCCACGGTTTGA